The stretch of DNA CAGACCAGCTGCACCGGGATGAGCAGCTTCCAGCCGAGCTGCATCAGCTGGTCGTAGCGGATCCGGGGCACCGAGCCGCGCACCCAGATGAACAGGAACATCACGGCCATGAACTTGAGCAGCCACCACAGGACGGGCCACCAGCCCTCGTTGGCGCCCGGCCAGAACGCCGTGATCGGCGGCGGCGCCAGCCAGCCGCCGAGGAAGAAGGTCACCGAGACCGCGGCGACCGTCACCATGTTCACGTACTCGGCGAGGAAGAACATGGTGAACTTCATCGACCCGTACTCGGTCATGAAGCCGCCGACGATCTCGCCCTCGCCCTCGGCCAGGTCGAAGGGGAGCCGGTTGGTCTCGCCGATCATGGTGACCAGGTAGATGAGGAACGACGGCAGCAGGAGCACCGCGAACCACAGCGACTGCTGCGCCTCCACGATGCCGGAGGTGGTCAGCGTCCCGGAGAACATGAACACCGCGACGAAGCTCAGCCCCATCGCGATCTCGTAGCTGATCACCTGGGCCGAGGCGCGCAGCCCGCCGAGCAGCGCGTAGGGCGACTGGGAGGCCCAGCCGCCGAGCACGATGCCGTACACGCCGACCGCCGCGGTGGCCAGCACCAGCAGCGCCGCGATCGGCAGGTCGGTGAGCTGCAGCGGGGTGGTGACGCCGAACATGCTCACCTCGGGCCCCACCGGGATGATGGAGAACGCGATGAACGCCGGGACGGCCGCGATCATCGGCGCCGCGATGTAGACCAGCCGGTCCACGTTGCGCGGGATCACGTCCTCCTTGAGCGACAGCTTCACGCCGTCGGCCAGCGACTGCAGCAGGCCCAGCGGGCCGAACCGGTTGGGGCCGTGGCGCTGCTGCATCCGGCCCATGACCTTGCGGTCGGCCATGATCATCATCAGCACGCAGACCATCAGGAAGACGAAGATGACCAGGGCCTTGATCAGGGTGATCCACCACGGGTCACCGCCGAAGGCCTCCAGTCCCGGCTCCCCGGCCGCCGCCTGCACGGTGCCGGCCGCGGCGGCCGGCCATCCGATGGGCATCACTTCGCGCTCCCAGCACTCGCGGTCTCAGCGGCGGCGCCCGCGGGGCGCAGCCGCACCGTGTCCCCGGCGGACGCCCCCAGGTCCCGGCGGACGTCGCAGTCGCGGGCGGCGGCGGGCAGCCACACCACCCCGTCCGGCATCCCGGCGGCGACCACGGCCGGCACCGAGACCGACCCGGCCGGCCCGGTGACCTCCAGCCGGCCGCCGTCGGCCAGCCCGATCCCGGCGGCGGTGGCCGCGGAGAGCCGGGCCAGCGCCGGCCGGGCGGTCCCGGCCAGGTAGGGCTCGCCGTCCTCCATCCGGCCCCGGCCGAGCAGCTGCTTCCAGGTGGCCAGCAGCGCCTCGCCCGGCTCCGGCTCGGCCGCCGGCGCCGGCCCGGTCAGCGGGTCGGGCACCCGCTCTCCGGCCCAGGCGCCCAGCGCGGCCAGCTCGCGGCGGGCCGCGGCCGCGTCCGGCAGCCCCAGGTGGACGTCCATCTCGTCCGCGACGGCGGCCAGCACCCGCAGGTCGGACAGGGTTCCGGGGATCTTCAGCGCATCGCCGAACGGCCGTTCGCGCCCCTCCCAGTTGACGAAGGTGCCGGACTTCTCGGCCACCGCCGCCACCGGCAGCACCACGTCGGCCCGGTCGGTGACGTCGCTGGCGCGCAGCTCCAGGGAGACGATGAACGGCACCTTGGCCAGCGCCGCGCGGGCCGCGTCCGGGTCGGGCAGGTCGTCCAGCTCGACGCCGGCGATGACCAGCGCGTCCAGTTCGCCGGCGGCCGCGGCGGCGAGGATGCCCGCGGTGTCGCGGCCCTCCCGCTCCGGCAGCGAGGCGACCGACCAGGCGCGCGCGGCCTCGGCCCGGGCGTGCGCGTCGCCCACCGGCCGCCCGCCGGGCAGCAGGTTGGGCAGTGCGCCGGCCTCGATCGCGCCGCGCTCCCCGGCCCGCCGCGGCACCCAGCCGATCCGGGCGCCGGTCCGGTCGGCCAGCCGGGCCAGCGCGGACAGCGCGCCCGGCGTCTGGGCCAGCCGCTCCCCGGCGAGCAGCACCGCGCCGTCCGCGCCGAGCGCGCGGAACGCCTCGGGGGACGCGTCGGCGAGCCCGTCGAGCACCTGCGCCTCGGTGCCCGGGGCGGCCGGGATCAGCGTCCCGTCGGCCTTGGCCAGCCCCCGGCTCGCGTACGGCGCGACCGCGTACAGGTCGAGCCCGCGCTTGCGGGCGGCCTTGCGCAGCCGGAGGAAGACCGAGGGCGACTCGTCCTCGGGCTCGAACCCGGCGAGCAGCACCGCGGGCGCCTTCTCCAGGTCCTCGAAGGTCACCCGGATGCCGGAGCCGGCGATGCGGGCGGCGAGGAACTCGGCCTCCTCCTCGGAGTGCGCCCGGGCCCGCATGTCGATGTCGTTGGTGCGCAGCGCCACCCGGGCGAACTTGGCGTAGGCGTAGGCGTCCTCCAGGGTCAGCCGGCCGCCGGTGAGCACCGCGGTGCGGCGCGCCCCCTGCAGCCCGCGGGCCGCCTCGGCCAGTGCCTCCGGCCAGGAGGCGAACTCCAGGGCTCGGGTGTCGGCGCGGCGCAGCAGCGGCCGCTTGAGCCGGTCGGACTGGGTGGCGTAGGTGAAGGCCCAGCGGCCCTTGTCGCAGTTCCACTCCTCGTTGACCCGGGGGTCGTCGCCGGCCAGCCGGCGGGTGACCTTGCCCCGGCGGTGGTCGGTGCGCAGCGCGCAGCCGGACGCGCAGTGCTCGCAGACGCTGGGCGTGGAGACCAGGTCGAACGGGCGGGAGCGGAACCGGTAGGCGGCGCCGGTCAGCGCGCCGACCGGGCAGATCTGCACGGTGTTGCCGGAGAAGTAGGACTGGAACGGCTCGCCCTCGGCGATGCCGACCTGCTCCTGGGCGCCGCGCTCCAGCAGCTCGATGAACGGGTCGCCGGCGATCTGCGCGGAGAACCGGGTGCACCGGGCGCACTGGATGCACCGCTCTCGGTCCAGCAGGACCTGGGTGGAGAGCGGGACCGGCTTGGGGAAGGTCCGCTTGGTGTCGGTGAAGCGCGTCTCGCCCTGCCCGGTGGACATCGCCTGGTTCTGCAGCGGGCACTCGCCGCCCTTGTCGCAGACCGGGCAGTCCAGCGGGTGGTTGATCAGCAGGAACTCCATGATGCCCCGCTGCGCCTTCTCCGCCACCGGCGAGGTCAGCTGGGTCTTGACGACCATGCCGTCCATCACGGTGATGGTGCAGGAGGCCTGCGGCTTGGGCATGCCGCGGCCGTTGCCCGCGTCGGGGATCTCCACCAGGCACTGGCGGCAGGCCCCGACCGGGTCGAGCAGCGGGTGGTCGCAGAACCGCGGGATCTGGATCCCCAGCAGCTCCGCGGCCCGGATCACCAGGGTCCCCTTGGGCACCTTGATCTGGAACCCGTCGATGGTGACGGTGACCAGGTCCTCCGGCGGGACCGCCGGGGCGCCGCCGGACGGGGTGTTCGTCGTGACGGTCACTTGCTCCCTCCCCATACGGTCGAGGCGGCATGGTCGAACGGGCAGCCCCGCTGCTCCATGTGCGCGATGCGGTGCCTCCCGGAACGGGGGGACGACCCCCCGGCCCCCCCGGATCGGTTGCTCACGGCGGTCATCCTCAGGCACCTCCCCACACCGTTGACTTGGCATGGTCGAACGGGCAGCCCCGCTGCTCCATGTGCTGGATGTATTCGTCCCGGAAGTACTTGATGGACGACATCACCGGGCTGGTCGCGCCGTCGCCGAGGGCGCAGAACGAGCGGCCCAGCAGGTTGTCGCAGATGTCCAGGAGCTTCTCCACGTCGGCCTCGGTGCCCTCGCCGTTCTCCAGCCGGTCCAGCACCTGGACCATCCAGAAGTTGCCCTCCCGGCAGGGGGTGCACTTGCCGCAGGACTCGTGGGCGTAGAAGGCGATCCACCGGCCGACCGCGCGGACCACGCAGGTGGTCTCGTCGAAGATCTGCAGTGCCCGGGTGCCGAGCATGGACCCGGCGGCGCCGACCGACTCGAAGTCGAGCGGGGTGTCCAGGTGCTCCTCGGTGAAGATCGGGGTGGAGGAGCCGCCCGGGGTCCAGAACTTGAGCCGGTGGCCGGCCCGGATGCCGCCGGCCATGTCGAGCAGCTCGCGCAGCGTGACGCCGAGCGGGGCCTCGTACTGGCCGGGGCGGGTGACGTGCCCGGACAGCGAGAAGAAGCCGAATCCGGCGGACTTCTCGGTGCCCATCGAGGTGAACCACTCGGCGCCGTTGGCCACGATCGGCGGGACACTGGCGATCGACTCGACGTTGTTCACCACGGTCGGCGAGGCGTACAGCCCGGCGACGGCGGGGAACGGCGGCTTGAGCCGGGGCTGGCCGCGGTAGCCCTCCAGGGAGTCCAGCAGCGCGGTCTCCTCGCCGCAGATGTAGGCGCCGGCGCCGGCGTGCACCACCACGTCCAGGTCGAAACCGCTGCCCAGGATGTCGGTGCCGATCAGCCCGGCCTCGCGGGCCTCGTCGACCGCCTGGCGCAGCCGGCGGATGACGTGCAGCACCTCGCCGCGCACGTAGATGAAGGCGTGGTGGCTGCGGATCGCGTAGGCGGAGATGATCACCCCCTCCACCAGCGCGTGCGGGTTGGCCATCATCAGCGGGATGTCCTTGCAGGTGCCCGGCTCGGACTCGTCGGCGTTGACCACCAGGTAGCGCGGGTTGGGGTTGTCCTTGGGCAGGAAGCCCCACTTCATCCCGGTGGGGAACCCGGCGCCGCCGCGGCCGCGCAGGCCGGAGGCCTTCACCAGGTCGACCAGCGCGTCCGGCTCCATGGCCAGCGCCTTGCGCAGCGCGCCGTACCCGCCGACCGCCCGGTAGCCGTCCAGCGTGTAGAGGTCCTCGCGGTCCCAGTGCGCGGAGAGCACCGGGGTGAGCGTCGTCCCGGTCACCGGGCACCCCCCTCGGTCGGGGCGGGGCCGGTGGAACCGGGGGACGGCGCCGTCCAGCCGCGCTCGCGGGCCAGCTTCAGGCCCTCCAGGGAGGGGCCGGCGGCCTGCGGGCCCTCGCCGGCCCGGCCGTCGGAGAACCCGGCCAGCACCCGGGAGGCCTGCTTCCAGCCGCACACCGGGCCGGCGCCGCGGGTGGGCAGCACGTCGTTGCCGAGCCGCAGGTCGTCGACGAGCCTCTTGGCGCTCTCCGGGGTCTGGTTGTCGAAGAACTCCCAGTTGACCATCACCACCGGGGCGAAGTCGCAGGCCGCGTTGCACTCCAGGTGCTCCAGCGTGACCTTGCCGTCCTCGGTGGTCTCGTCGTTGCCGACGCCCAGGTGCTCCTTGAGCGCGGCGAAGATCTCGTCGCCGCCCATCACCGCGCACAGCGTGTTGGTGCACACGCCCACGTGGTACTCGCCCATCGGGCGGCGCTTGTACATGGTGTAGAAGGTGGCCACCGCGGTGACCTCGGCGGCGGTCAGCCCCAGCTGCCCCGCGCAGAAGTCGATGCCCGCCCTGCTGACGTACCCTTCCTCCGCCTGGACCAGGTGGAGCAGCGGCAGCAGCGCCGACCGCGACTTCGGGTAGCGGGCGATCACCTCCTTGGCGTCGACCTCCAGCCGCGCCCTGGTGGCGTCGTCGAAGCCCTCGCTCATGCCGGTGCTCCCCTCCTCGCTCGTTCCGTCACCGGTCCACGCCTCCCATCACGGGGTCGATGCTGGCCACCGCGGCGATGACGTCGGCCACCGTGCCGCCTTCGCACATCGCGGCGACCGCCTGCAGGTGGGTGAACGAGGGGTCGCGGAAGTGCACCCGGTGGGGCCGGGTGCCGCCGTCGCTGACCGCGTGGCAGCCCAGTTCGCCCTTGGCGCTCTCGACCGCGGCGTAGGCCTGGCCGGCCGGGACCCGGAAGCCCTCGGTGACCAGCTTGAAGTGGTGGATGAGCGCCTCCATGGAGCCGCCCATGATGTGCGCGATGTGGTCCGGGGAGTTGCCCAGGCCGTCCGGGCCCAGCGCGAGCTTGGCCGGCCAGCCGACCTTGGGGTCGTCCACCATGACCGGGCCGGGCGCCAGCTTGTCCAGGCACTGCTCGATGATCCGCAGGCTCTGCTCCAGCTCGGCCATCCGCACCCGGTAGCGGGCGTAGACGTCGCCGCCGTCGGAGACCGGCACGTCGAACTCGTAGTCCTCGTAGCCGCAGTACGGCTTGGCCTTGCGCAGGTCCCAGCCGAGGCCGGAGGCGCGCAGCAGCGGGCCGGTGATGCCCAGCGCCATGCAGCCGGCCAGGTTGAGGTGGGCCACGTCGCGGGTGCGCGCCAGGTAGAGCGGGTTCTCGTCGAGGAGCTTGCGCATGATGGCGATGCGCTTGGGCATCTCCTCCAGCAGCTCCTTGATCTTGCCGACCGCGCCGGAGGGCAGGTCCTGGGCGACGCCGCCCGGCCGGATGTAGGCGTGGTTCATCCGCAGCCCGGTGATCAGCTCGAAGATGTCGAGGATCATCTCCCGCTCGCGGAAGCCGTTGGTCATCACGGTGGTGGCGCCGAGCTCCATGCCGAACGTCGCCATCGCCACGAAGTGCGAGGACATCCGGTTGAGCTCCATCATCAGCACCCGGATGACGTTGGCCCGGTCGGGGATCCGGTCGGTGAGGCCGAGCAGCTTCTCCACCGCCAGGCAGTACGCCGTCTCGTTGAAGATCGGCGTGAGGTAGTCCATCCGGGTCACGAACGTGGTCCCCTGGGTCCACGTCCGGTACTCCATGTTCTTCTCGATGCCGGTGTGCAGGTAGCCGATGCCCACCCGGGCCTCGGTGACCGTCTCGCCGTCGAGGGTGAGGATGAGCCGCAGCACCCCGTGCGTGGACGGGTGCTGCGGGCCCATGTTCACCACGAGCCGTTCGGCGCTGCTGGCCTGCGCGGCGGCGACGACCTCGTCCCAGTCGCCGCCCGCGGCGTCGATGTAGTCCTCGGTGGTCGGGGTGGTCACAGCTCTGTCCCCCTCGTCGCCCTGTTCCCCCGGCGCTCGGGCGCGCCGGTTCCTGCGGTGCGCGTCATGCGTAGGACCTCCGCTCGTCGGGCGGCGGGATCGTGGCGCCGCGGTACTCCACCGGGATGCCGCCCAGCGGGTAGTCCTTGCGCTGCGGGTGGCCGTGCCAGTCGTCGGGCATCTCGATCCGGGTCAGCGACGGGTGGCCGTCGAAGACGATGCCGAAGAAGTCCCAGGCCTCCCGCTCGTGCCAGTCGTTGGTCGGGTAGACCTCGACGACCGAGGGGATGTGCGGGTCGGCGTCGGGGCAGTCGGTCTCCACCCGGATCTCGGTGTTGTGCGTGATGGACCGGAGGATGTAGACCGCGTGCAGCTCGTGCCCGGTCTCCTCGGGGTAGTGCACGCCGGTGACGCCCAGGCAGAGCTCGAAGCGGAGCGCGGGGTCGTCGCGGAGCCGGCGGGCCACCTCGACCAGGTGCTCGCGGCGCACGTGGAAGGTGATCTCGCCGCGGTCCACCACGACGCGCTCGACCGCCTCGCGGTAGCCGGCCGGGGCGTCGCGCAGCGCCTCCTCCAGCGCGTCGGCGACCGCGTCGAACCGCGCGGTGCGCGGGTCGCCGGGGTCGGTGTAGGGCCGCTCCGCGGCGGGCGGCCCGGTGCGGCGGACGCGGAGACCGCCGTACCCGGAGGTGTCGCCGCTGGTCTTGGCGCCGAACATGCCGGTCCGCGCGACCGGGGCGGCGAGCCGCTCCCGACCGGCGACCTCGGGGAGGTTCTCCTCCTCGTGCCCGCCGCCGTCGCCGTTGCGCTGAGGCTCTCCGAGGCTCATCGGGCCGCCCCCTCGTCCTGGCCCACCAGTGGCAGCGAGCGGCGCAGCGCGCGCTCCTCCAGCTCCTCGATCTCGCGCCGCCGGTGCGCGCCGAGCTTGGTGTTCTGCACCTTGTCGTGCAGCTTGAGCACGGCGTCCAGGAGCATCTCCGGCCGCGGCGGGCAGCCGGGCAGGTAGATGTCGACCGGGACGACGTGGTCCACGCCCTGCACGACGGCGTAGTTGTTGAACATGCCTCCGCTGGAGGCGCAGACGCCCATCGCGATGACCCACTTGGGCTCGGGCATCTGGTCGTAGATCTGCCGCAGCACCGGGGCCATCTTCTGGCTCACCCGGCCGGCGACGATCATCAGGTCGGCCTGGCGCGGCGTGGCGCCGAACTTCTCCATGCCGAACCGGGCCAGGTCGTAGTGCGGCCCGCCGACCGACATCATCTCGATGGCGCAGCAGGCCAGGCCGAAGGTCGCGGGCCACATCGAGCTCTTGCGGGCCAGGCCCACCACCTGCTCGACGGTGCCCAGGATGACCCCGCTCGGGAGCTTCTCCTCAATCCCCATGCGTCGGCCCCCCTTTCCGATCGCTCGATCCGTTGGCGGTGCGCCGGAGGGCGGCGCACTCGGAGGCAGTGCCCGCGGAGGCGGGCCGCCCGGCGGCGGGGCGCCCCGGGCGCGTCGTCAGTCCCATTCCAGTCCTCCGCGGCGCCACTCGTAGGCGTAGGCGATCGACACGTTCACCAGGAAGAGGACCATCGCGATCAGGCCGAACAGGCCGAGCGCGTCGAAGTGCACGGCCCACGGGTAGAGGAAGATGATCTCGATGTCGAAGACGATGAAGAGCATCGCCGTCAGGTAGTACTTGATGGTGAACCTGCCGCCGCCGGCCGGCTGCGGGGTCGGCTCGATGCCGCATTCGTAGGCCTGCAGTTTCGCCCGGTTGTACCGCTTGGGGCCGGCGATGCTGCCGACGACCATCGATACGACGACGAACGCGGCGCCGATCGCGCCGAGGACGAATACGGGCGTGTACAGCTCCATCGTGGGTCGTTCCCCTTCATTGCCTGGCGGGACCGCGGTGCCCGGCGGCGCGCCGCCCGGGCGGACCCGGGGCTTGTGAACGCATTCACGTGCCCGGGGTGCGCGGTGCTCCGCTTCGCCGTCGCCATCGCTCCGCCGTCCTGCGTGCCCGGCCCGCCTACGCGGCGGGCGCCATCCGGGAGAGCCCGTTGATCACCCGGTCCATCGCATCGCCCCGGCTCGGCTCGGTGAGGTTGGCCAGCATCTTCAGCGCGAACTTCATCAGGGTGCGCTGGGGCAGGCCGTACTTGGTCGCGTACTTCATGAAGTCCGGGTTGCCGATCATCTTCACGAAGTAGCGGCCCAGCGTGTAGTAGCCGCCGTAGACGTCGGAGAGGATGTCGGGGTAGCGGTGCAGCGCCCGCTCCCTGGTCTGCACGGTGGGCCGGGACAGGGCCTGAACGGCCACCTCCGCGGCGATCGCCCCGGCCTCCATGGCGTAGGCGATGCCCTCGCCGTTGAACGGGTTGACCATCCCGCCGGCGTCGCCGACCAGCATCAGGCCGCGCGTGTAGTGCGGGGTGCGGTTGAAGCCCATCGGCAGGGCGGCGCCGCGGATCGGGCCGGTCCGGTTCTCCTCGGTGAACCCCCACTCCGCGGGCATGCTCTCGGTCCAGCGGCGGAGCAGCCGGCGGTAGTCGACGTCCTGGAAGGCCGCGGTGGAGTTGAGGATGCCCAGGCCGACGTTGGACGTGCCGTCGCCGACGCCGAAGATCCAGCCGTAGCCGGGCAGCAGCACGTCCTTGCCGCTGCTGGAGTCCCACAGTTCCAGCCAGGACTCCAGGTAGTCGTCGTCGTGCCGGGGGCTGGTGAAGTAGGTGCGCACCGCGACTCCCATCGGGCGGTCGTCGCGCTTGCGGATGCCCAGCGCGACCGAGAGCCGGGAGGAGTTGCCGTCCGCCGCGACCACCAGCGGCGCCCGGTAGACGACCCGCTCGCCCGCGGGGTCCTTGGCCACCACGCCCTGCACCCGGTCGGTGCGCGGGTCCAGCAGCGGGGCCTGCACGGTGGTCCGCTCCAGGATCTTCGCGCCCGCGGCGCGGGCGTGGTCGGCCAGGATCTGATCGAAGTCGTAGCGGGTGCGGACCAGGCCGTGGCCGGGGTATTCGGCCAGCTCGGGCCAGGGGAGTTCGAGGCGGGCGCCGCCGCCGATGATGCGCAGCCCCTTGTTCGGGATCCAGCCGGGCCCGTCGAAGGGGACGCCCAGCGCGGCGAGCTGCTTGACCGCGCGCGGGGTCAGGCCGTCGCCGCAGACCTTCTCCCGGGGGAACGCGGTCTTCTCCAGGACGAGGACGTCGAGGCCGGAACGGGCCATGTGGCAGGCGGCGGTGGAGCCGGCCGGTCCGGCCCCGACGATGATGACGTCGGCTTCGAGGTCTGCGGTGCCCCGCTCGGTGGGCGGGGGCGGTGCTGTGGCGCTCACGAGTGGTTCCCTGCGGCTGTGGGGGTGCGCGGATAACGCTTTTCGGTTGTTCTTCAGGGGGTTCCGACTATGTGGCTCAACGCTTTGCCGTCCGCCGCGCGCCGGCCTGGCGGGCCGGAACAGCGACGAAACACACGTTCGCTTGTGAAGAGCTTCACAAGGCTGCTGCCCCGAAGTCTAGACCTTTCGCGTTCCACGGGCGACCCCCACCCGCCATTCATCTTGTTAGGGCATTTTCGCCCGCAAACCGGACGTAACACGCTTTACCTCGGTTAATAAGGTAAACCTACGTCCGTTTCATCCTTGTAAATCACTTTTCAGCCCTAACAAGAGTTAAAGGCACCGAAAAGTGCTCTTCGGTGCCTTTGTTGCTGAAGTGAATTGAGTTGTGCGAGGGATCCGCCCGGTCAGGACTCCCGATAGCCGCGGTGCAGCGCGACCACCCCGAAGGTGAGGTTGCGCCACGCCACCCGGGACCACCCGGCGCGCTGCAGGCGGGCCGCCAGGGCCGGCTGGTCCGGCCAGTCCGCGATGGACTCGGACAGGTACTCGTAGGCCCCGGTGTTCCGGGTGAACAGCCGGGCCACCCGGGGCAGCGCCGCCATCAGGTACCCGGAGTAGATCCGGTCCACCGGGCGCACCGGGATATGGCTGAACTCGCAGACCACCAGGCGCCCGCCGACCTTGGTCACCCGGCGCAGCTCGCGCAGGGCCTGCTCCGGGTCCTGCACGTTGCGCAGCCCGAAGGAGATCGTCACCGCGTCGAAGGTCTCGTCGGCGAAGGGCAGCGCCAGCGCGTCGCCGACCACGCAGGTGACGCCCTGCGCCGAGGCCCCGCCGCGCTGCTCGGCGCCGACCCGCAGCATGCCCTGCGAGAAGTCGCAGGCGACGACCTTCGCCCCGTTCTCGGTGAAGGAGAGCGAGGAGGTGCCGGTGCCGGCCGCCAGGTCGAGCACCAGTTCCCCGGAGTAGGCCTCGACCGCGCGGACGACGGCGCGCCGCCACTGCCGGTCCTCGCCGAGCGAGAGGACGTCGTTGAGCAGGTCGTAGCGGGCCGCAATGCTGTCGAACATGGCGGCGACGTCCGCAGGCGACTTATCGAGTTCGGCACGGGTCATGCCCCCAGCCTAAGGGCGTGCCGGCGCCCGCCCGACCGCGCCCCGCGGCCCGCTCCGCGGGTTCCGGCCCGCACCCGACCGGGGAAGCGTTACGGTACGAATTCGGACGACCACGAACAGCGATGATTCTTTCGAGGAGGTGGCCGCGTGCCCCCGACCCGCCGGCTCCGGGCGCTCGCCGCGCTCGGCGCGCTCGCCCTCGCAGCCGCGCTGCACACCGCCGAGCGGCCCGCCGCGGCCGGCCCCCTCGGCCACCCCGCGGTGGTGGGCGCGGACCCCGCCGACTGGACCCCGCACGTGCTGGACGGGACGGTGAAGTCGATCGTCCGGGTCGGCGGCACCGTGTACGCGGCCGGCTCCTTCGAGCGGGTGAGCACCCCGGACCGCTCGCGCACCGTGCGGCGGAGCAACGTGTTCGCCTTCGAGCACGGCACCGGGCGGATCCTGGACTTCGCCCCGGAGGTGGACGGCACCGTGGCGAGCCTGGCCGCCGCGGACGGCGGCGTGTTCATCGGAGGGGCGTTCACCGAGGTGAACGGGGTCGAGCGGCGCGGGGCCGCGCTGCTCGCCGGCGACGGGCGGCTGCGCTCGGACTTCGACGCCCGGCTGGACGGCGGGAGCGTCTACCGGCTGGCCCGGCACGGCGGCTCGCTCTACCTGGCCGGCTCGTTCCGCTCGGCCGGCGGCTCCTCCGGCCCCGGCCTGGCCCGGGTGGACGCCGGCACCGGCGCCGCCGACCCCTCGTTCGCGGTGCGGATCGCCGAGCCCCGCCGGGGCACGCTGCGGGCGCAGGACATGGCGCTGAGCCCGGACGGCCGGCGGCTGGTGGTGGGCGGCACCTTCACCCGGGTCGACGGCGAGCCACGGCACCAGATCGCGATGGTCGACACGGCCGCCTCGCCGGCGCGGCTCGCCGACTGGTCGACCGAGGCCTACGCGGCGCCGTGCGACTACTCCCGGATGCACACCTACATCCGGCAGATCGACTTCGCCCCGGACGGCTCCTACTTCGCGGTGGCCACCACCGGCGGCCCGGACCCCGAGCCCGGCCTGTGCAAGACGGTCGCCCGGTGGGAGAGCGGCGGCGGTCCGGGCTCCGAACCGACCTGGGTGAACAGGACCGGGGGCGACTCGCTGTACGCGGTGGCGGCCACCGGGGCCGCGGTCTACGTCGGCGGCCACCAGCGCTGGATGGACAACCCGGAGGGCCGGGGCGACGCCGGCCCGGGCGCGGTGCCGCGGGAGGGGATCGCCGCGGTGGACCCGGAGACCGGGAAGGCGCTGCCGTGGAACCCCGGCCGGGCCCGCGGGCACGGGGTGGAGGCGCTCACCCCCACCGAGGACGGGCTCTACGTGGGCAGCGACACCACCAGGCTGGGCGGCGAGCGCCGGGACCGGAT from Nocardiopsis composta encodes:
- the nuoH gene encoding NADH-quinone oxidoreductase subunit NuoH; amino-acid sequence: MPIGWPAAAAGTVQAAAGEPGLEAFGGDPWWITLIKALVIFVFLMVCVLMMIMADRKVMGRMQQRHGPNRFGPLGLLQSLADGVKLSLKEDVIPRNVDRLVYIAAPMIAAVPAFIAFSIIPVGPEVSMFGVTTPLQLTDLPIAALLVLATAAVGVYGIVLGGWASQSPYALLGGLRASAQVISYEIAMGLSFVAVFMFSGTLTTSGIVEAQQSLWFAVLLLPSFLIYLVTMIGETNRLPFDLAEGEGEIVGGFMTEYGSMKFTMFFLAEYVNMVTVAAVSVTFFLGGWLAPPPITAFWPGANEGWWPVLWWLLKFMAVMFLFIWVRGSVPRIRYDQLMQLGWKLLIPVQLVWITAVAVLKLMVNEGAPLGATAGAGAGFAVVSIAAFAGYARSARRARAAEEARRAEEARRIHADPAAGGFPVPPQSAPHYGSSVPAEPPRNPAPAPAGEKRGEREEVTGA
- a CDS encoding NADH-quinone oxidoreductase subunit G; protein product: MTVTTNTPSGGAPAVPPEDLVTVTIDGFQIKVPKGTLVIRAAELLGIQIPRFCDHPLLDPVGACRQCLVEIPDAGNGRGMPKPQASCTITVMDGMVVKTQLTSPVAEKAQRGIMEFLLINHPLDCPVCDKGGECPLQNQAMSTGQGETRFTDTKRTFPKPVPLSTQVLLDRERCIQCARCTRFSAQIAGDPFIELLERGAQEQVGIAEGEPFQSYFSGNTVQICPVGALTGAAYRFRSRPFDLVSTPSVCEHCASGCALRTDHRRGKVTRRLAGDDPRVNEEWNCDKGRWAFTYATQSDRLKRPLLRRADTRALEFASWPEALAEAARGLQGARRTAVLTGGRLTLEDAYAYAKFARVALRTNDIDMRARAHSEEEAEFLAARIAGSGIRVTFEDLEKAPAVLLAGFEPEDESPSVFLRLRKAARKRGLDLYAVAPYASRGLAKADGTLIPAAPGTEAQVLDGLADASPEAFRALGADGAVLLAGERLAQTPGALSALARLADRTGARIGWVPRRAGERGAIEAGALPNLLPGGRPVGDAHARAEAARAWSVASLPEREGRDTAGILAAAAAGELDALVIAGVELDDLPDPDAARAALAKVPFIVSLELRASDVTDRADVVLPVAAVAEKSGTFVNWEGRERPFGDALKIPGTLSDLRVLAAVADEMDVHLGLPDAAAARRELAALGAWAGERVPDPLTGPAPAAEPEPGEALLATWKQLLGRGRMEDGEPYLAGTARPALARLSAATAAGIGLADGGRLEVTGPAGSVSVPAVVAAGMPDGVVWLPAAARDCDVRRDLGASAGDTVRLRPAGAAAETASAGSAK
- the nuoF gene encoding NADH-quinone oxidoreductase subunit NuoF, with product MTGTTLTPVLSAHWDREDLYTLDGYRAVGGYGALRKALAMEPDALVDLVKASGLRGRGGAGFPTGMKWGFLPKDNPNPRYLVVNADESEPGTCKDIPLMMANPHALVEGVIISAYAIRSHHAFIYVRGEVLHVIRRLRQAVDEAREAGLIGTDILGSGFDLDVVVHAGAGAYICGEETALLDSLEGYRGQPRLKPPFPAVAGLYASPTVVNNVESIASVPPIVANGAEWFTSMGTEKSAGFGFFSLSGHVTRPGQYEAPLGVTLRELLDMAGGIRAGHRLKFWTPGGSSTPIFTEEHLDTPLDFESVGAAGSMLGTRALQIFDETTCVVRAVGRWIAFYAHESCGKCTPCREGNFWMVQVLDRLENGEGTEADVEKLLDICDNLLGRSFCALGDGATSPVMSSIKYFRDEYIQHMEQRGCPFDHAKSTVWGGA
- the nuoE gene encoding NADH-quinone oxidoreductase subunit NuoE, giving the protein MSEGFDDATRARLEVDAKEVIARYPKSRSALLPLLHLVQAEEGYVSRAGIDFCAGQLGLTAAEVTAVATFYTMYKRRPMGEYHVGVCTNTLCAVMGGDEIFAALKEHLGVGNDETTEDGKVTLEHLECNAACDFAPVVMVNWEFFDNQTPESAKRLVDDLRLGNDVLPTRGAGPVCGWKQASRVLAGFSDGRAGEGPQAAGPSLEGLKLARERGWTAPSPGSTGPAPTEGGAR
- a CDS encoding NADH-quinone oxidoreductase subunit D translates to MTTPTTEDYIDAAGGDWDEVVAAAQASSAERLVVNMGPQHPSTHGVLRLILTLDGETVTEARVGIGYLHTGIEKNMEYRTWTQGTTFVTRMDYLTPIFNETAYCLAVEKLLGLTDRIPDRANVIRVLMMELNRMSSHFVAMATFGMELGATTVMTNGFREREMILDIFELITGLRMNHAYIRPGGVAQDLPSGAVGKIKELLEEMPKRIAIMRKLLDENPLYLARTRDVAHLNLAGCMALGITGPLLRASGLGWDLRKAKPYCGYEDYEFDVPVSDGGDVYARYRVRMAELEQSLRIIEQCLDKLAPGPVMVDDPKVGWPAKLALGPDGLGNSPDHIAHIMGGSMEALIHHFKLVTEGFRVPAGQAYAAVESAKGELGCHAVSDGGTRPHRVHFRDPSFTHLQAVAAMCEGGTVADVIAAVASIDPVMGGVDR
- a CDS encoding NADH-quinone oxidoreductase subunit C; translated protein: MSLGEPQRNGDGGGHEEENLPEVAGRERLAAPVARTGMFGAKTSGDTSGYGGLRVRRTGPPAAERPYTDPGDPRTARFDAVADALEEALRDAPAGYREAVERVVVDRGEITFHVRREHLVEVARRLRDDPALRFELCLGVTGVHYPEETGHELHAVYILRSITHNTEIRVETDCPDADPHIPSVVEVYPTNDWHEREAWDFFGIVFDGHPSLTRIEMPDDWHGHPQRKDYPLGGIPVEYRGATIPPPDERRSYA